A genomic region of Streptomyces sp. NBC_00247 contains the following coding sequences:
- a CDS encoding oxygenase MpaB family protein gives MNDADPGIFGTRTVTWQMHADPMMWVAGVRALYLQALHPRAVRGVTQNSDFRKDAWGRLLRTADFVGVLTYGTTDEAEEAGARVRRIHSRITATDPVTGETYGVGEPGLLLWVHCAEIASYLEVQRRSGYPLSDAQADRYVDEQRRSARLVGLDPATVPDTTGRLDAYFDRVRPELAASEEAAEVDDFLRSPPVPALLVPARAVVWSRVAALAYDSLPPYAHELYGRPVPPAATVDRRLRATGRLLRAVPARLRRKLPPRRIETAMARLGPGSRPDPRRLPGRAAILDPPGRART, from the coding sequence ATGAACGATGCCGACCCCGGGATCTTCGGCACCCGTACGGTCACCTGGCAGATGCACGCCGACCCGATGATGTGGGTCGCCGGAGTGCGGGCCCTCTACCTCCAGGCGCTGCACCCGCGCGCCGTAAGGGGCGTCACCCAGAACAGCGACTTCCGCAAAGACGCCTGGGGCCGGCTGCTGCGCACCGCCGACTTCGTGGGCGTCCTCACCTACGGCACCACCGACGAGGCGGAGGAGGCCGGGGCCCGGGTCCGCCGGATCCACAGCCGCATCACGGCCACCGACCCGGTGACCGGCGAGACCTACGGCGTCGGGGAACCCGGATTGCTCCTGTGGGTGCACTGCGCGGAAATCGCCTCCTACCTCGAAGTCCAGCGCCGCTCCGGCTACCCGCTGAGCGACGCGCAGGCCGACCGCTACGTCGACGAACAGCGCCGCAGCGCCCGGCTCGTCGGGCTCGACCCGGCCACCGTCCCCGACACCACCGGCCGGCTCGACGCCTACTTCGACCGGGTCCGGCCCGAACTGGCGGCTTCTGAGGAGGCCGCGGAGGTGGACGACTTCCTGCGCAGCCCGCCCGTCCCCGCACTGCTGGTGCCCGCCCGCGCGGTGGTCTGGAGCCGGGTCGCCGCGCTCGCCTACGACTCCCTGCCGCCGTACGCCCACGAGCTCTACGGCCGCCCCGTCCCGCCCGCCGCCACCGTCGACCGGCGGCTGCGCGCCACCGGCCGGCTCCTGCGGGCCGTACCCGCGCGGCTGCGCCGGAAGTTGCCGCCCCGCCGGATCGAGACCGCGATGGCCCGACTCGGCCCCGGCAGCCGACCCGACCCGCGCCGACTGCCGGGAAGGGCCGCCATACTGGATCCGCCGGGGAGGGCGCGTACGTGA
- a CDS encoding serine/threonine-protein kinase — MAETRLIQGRYQLLDLIGRGGMGEVWRARDESLGRQVAVKCLKPSGPPHDRSFTRVLRERFRREARVAAALQHRGVTVVHDFGEHEGVLYLVMELLEGRNLGQLLEDNGRRALPVDDVIDIAEQMADALGYTHRQGIVHRDLKPANIMRLSDGTVKICDFGIARLAQDIGFTSKLTGTGISMGTPHYMSPEQIGGVGVDQRSDLYSLGCVLYEIATGVPPFDLDDAWGILVAHRDTPPRPPRTHRAALPEFFERVVLDLLAKSPEQRPQEADSVRRRIVLARTGGEREAGPGGPPYLLPASRPALSPSAGPGELPLWTRSMTTGLRVAGTRHGDAEPVDHAAALTGAWTTGVRPPALPAPSAGATSGALRSLAARHEEGLALSRLGRWAEAGEIHRAVATERARLLGAAHSEVLAGRYQRGVCLSRTGHDTEALGEFDQVAEGRASALGPDHPDTLAARQETAYVLARLGRHAEAHRVYAAVLTARERTGGPDHPDTLGCRHDMAFNLGRLGRTDESYRMSREVADARARVLGAGHPDTLATLFEVGYALGRAGRWQEALDTYTRVARGRALVLGATHPETLSTRQEIGICLGRLGRGTEAAELYRALVHDRTEANGPDDAETLRARHGLGVSLGRLGQWEGALAEARAVCAARERTLGPGHPDTLVSCREIAVSLGWLGRWAEALVLYRRVAEARTRVLGVGHPDAVASRDDEARCLQQLGHSAAFTEAPQPSVPPAPPRPGASPHR, encoded by the coding sequence ATGGCGGAGACCAGGCTGATCCAGGGCCGGTACCAGCTGCTCGATCTGATCGGGCGCGGCGGAATGGGCGAAGTGTGGCGGGCTCGCGACGAGTCGTTGGGCCGCCAGGTCGCCGTCAAATGCCTCAAGCCCTCCGGCCCCCCGCACGACCGCTCTTTCACCCGTGTCCTGCGGGAGCGGTTCCGCCGTGAGGCCCGGGTGGCCGCCGCCCTCCAGCACCGAGGCGTCACCGTCGTCCACGACTTCGGAGAACACGAAGGCGTCCTGTACCTGGTGATGGAACTGCTCGAAGGGCGCAACCTCGGCCAGCTCCTGGAGGACAACGGCAGGCGGGCGCTGCCCGTCGACGACGTGATCGACATCGCCGAACAGATGGCCGACGCCCTGGGCTACACCCACCGGCAGGGCATCGTGCACCGCGACCTGAAGCCCGCCAACATCATGCGGCTCAGCGACGGCACGGTGAAGATCTGCGACTTCGGCATCGCGCGCCTCGCCCAGGACATCGGCTTCACCTCCAAGCTGACCGGTACCGGGATCTCGATGGGCACCCCCCACTACATGTCGCCCGAGCAGATCGGCGGGGTCGGCGTCGACCAGCGCAGCGACCTCTACTCGCTGGGCTGCGTTCTCTACGAAATCGCCACCGGGGTACCGCCGTTCGACCTGGACGACGCCTGGGGCATCCTCGTCGCCCACCGGGACACACCGCCCCGTCCACCGCGCACCCACCGCGCCGCGCTCCCCGAGTTCTTCGAGCGGGTCGTACTCGACCTGCTGGCCAAGTCTCCCGAACAGAGGCCACAGGAAGCGGACTCCGTGCGGCGGCGGATCGTCCTCGCGCGTACCGGAGGCGAGCGGGAGGCCGGCCCGGGCGGACCCCCGTACCTCCTGCCGGCTTCCCGCCCCGCGCTGTCCCCGTCCGCCGGTCCGGGTGAACTGCCCCTCTGGACCCGGTCGATGACGACCGGCCTGCGGGTCGCCGGCACGCGGCACGGAGACGCCGAACCGGTCGACCACGCCGCCGCGCTGACCGGCGCGTGGACGACCGGCGTCCGCCCCCCGGCGCTGCCGGCCCCGAGCGCTGGTGCAACCTCCGGCGCGCTCCGGTCCCTGGCCGCACGCCACGAGGAGGGCCTCGCCCTCTCCCGTCTCGGGCGCTGGGCGGAGGCGGGAGAGATCCACCGAGCGGTCGCGACGGAACGCGCCCGGCTGCTGGGGGCCGCCCATTCCGAGGTACTCGCCGGCCGGTACCAGCGAGGTGTCTGCCTCAGCCGCACCGGGCACGACACCGAGGCGCTGGGAGAGTTCGACCAGGTGGCCGAGGGGCGGGCGAGTGCTCTGGGGCCCGACCACCCCGATACCCTGGCGGCCCGTCAGGAGACGGCGTACGTCCTCGCACGCCTCGGGCGGCACGCGGAGGCGCACCGGGTGTACGCGGCGGTGCTCACCGCCCGGGAGCGCACGGGGGGCCCCGACCACCCGGACACACTGGGCTGCCGCCACGACATGGCGTTCAACCTCGGCCGGCTGGGCCGCACGGACGAGTCGTACCGGATGTCCCGCGAAGTCGCCGACGCGCGCGCCCGGGTCCTCGGCGCAGGCCACCCCGACACCCTCGCGACCCTCTTCGAAGTGGGGTACGCCCTCGGCCGGGCGGGGCGGTGGCAGGAGGCCCTGGACACCTACACGCGGGTCGCGCGGGGCCGGGCCCTCGTGCTGGGCGCCACCCACCCGGAGACGCTCTCCACCCGCCAGGAGATCGGCATCTGCCTCGGCCGCCTCGGACGGGGCACGGAAGCCGCGGAGCTCTACCGCGCCCTCGTGCACGACCGGACCGAAGCGAACGGGCCCGACGATGCGGAGACGCTCCGGGCCCGGCACGGTCTGGGCGTCAGCCTCGGACGCCTGGGCCAGTGGGAAGGGGCGCTGGCCGAGGCGCGTGCGGTCTGCGCCGCACGAGAACGCACTCTGGGCCCCGGCCATCCCGACACCCTCGTGAGCTGTCGCGAGATCGCCGTCTCGCTCGGATGGCTCGGCCGCTGGGCGGAAGCGCTCGTCCTCTACCGGCGGGTCGCCGAGGCCCGTACCCGGGTGCTCGGCGTCGGCCACCCCGACGCGGTGGCGAGCCGCGACGACGAGGCGCGCTGCCTCCAACAGCTGGGCCACTCAGCCGCTTTCACGGAAGCGCCACAGCCCTCGGTGCCGCCCGCGCCGCCCCGACCGGGAGCGTCGCCCCACCGCTGA
- a CDS encoding DUF6083 domain-containing protein, whose protein sequence is MGDTGNTAPGPDSADHIYQALLEGAIAPRPPHPPDCPFCDLRQDRYLTHYADHWVLLEPRTTVAAHTVPPHDRWIITPDGRAMNLWDSEPLPGTRCRIPHRLVCPYLRPGDFGVWITLLRQENGRRRGRLFDLPEDGPSPVDH, encoded by the coding sequence ATGGGGGATACCGGAAATACCGCGCCAGGACCGGACAGTGCCGACCACATCTACCAGGCTCTCCTCGAAGGTGCCATCGCCCCGCGCCCGCCCCATCCGCCCGACTGCCCCTTCTGCGATCTCCGCCAGGACCGCTACCTCACCCACTACGCCGACCACTGGGTCCTCCTCGAACCCCGTACGACCGTCGCCGCCCACACGGTCCCCCCGCACGACCGCTGGATCATCACTCCGGACGGCAGAGCCATGAACCTCTGGGACTCCGAACCCCTCCCGGGTACCCGCTGCCGCATCCCGCACCGCCTCGTCTGCCCGTATCTGCGACCGGGGGACTTCGGGGTGTGGATCACTCTCCTGCGACAGGAGAACGGGCGCAGACGGGGCCGGCTCTTCGACCTTCCCGAGGACGGGCCTTCGCCGGTCGATCACTGA
- a CDS encoding 3-keto-5-aminohexanoate cleavage protein encodes MLQVCLNGARVRAECAHLPVTPAELATSARASVAAGARDIHLHPKNRDGEDTLDPAAVAAAVTAVRAAAPGVRVGVTTGAWTAPDPTERAAQVRSWTVLPDHASVNWHEDGAATVAAALLDRGIGVEAGIFSGTYAAERFLQWPDRHRVLRVLAEITDVDPRTAVHAAAGLLGELGAATESAVLLHGEDDAAWAVLGLAASLGLDMRIGLEDVLRLPDGTPAGSNADLVRAARALTR; translated from the coding sequence ATGCTGCAAGTCTGTCTGAACGGTGCCCGCGTCCGCGCCGAATGCGCTCATCTCCCCGTGACTCCTGCGGAGTTGGCCACGTCGGCCCGCGCGTCCGTCGCGGCCGGCGCCCGCGACATCCACCTCCATCCCAAGAACCGTGACGGCGAGGACACCTTGGATCCCGCCGCCGTCGCCGCGGCCGTCACCGCCGTGCGGGCTGCCGCTCCCGGGGTCCGCGTCGGCGTGACGACGGGAGCCTGGACGGCGCCGGACCCCACGGAGCGTGCCGCGCAGGTCCGTTCCTGGACGGTGCTGCCCGATCACGCTTCCGTGAACTGGCACGAGGACGGCGCGGCCACGGTCGCCGCCGCCCTGCTGGACCGGGGCATCGGCGTCGAGGCGGGCATCTTCTCGGGGACGTACGCGGCAGAGCGCTTCCTCCAATGGCCGGACCGCCACCGTGTGTTGCGCGTCCTGGCCGAGATCACGGACGTCGATCCGCGGACCGCGGTCCACGCGGCGGCCGGGCTTCTGGGAGAACTAGGCGCCGCCACGGAGTCGGCGGTCCTCCTCCACGGCGAGGACGACGCCGCCTGGGCCGTCCTGGGGTTGGCGGCTTCCCTCGGGCTGGACATGCGGATCGGCCTCGAAGACGTGCTGCGGCTGCCGGACGGGACGCCCGCCGGCAGCAACGCCGACCTCGTCCGGGCCGCACGCGCCCTCACCCGGTAG
- a CDS encoding phytoene desaturase family protein, with product MTVPGSTLQQSYDAVIVGGGHNGLVAAAYLARAGQSVLVLERLGATGGAAVSTRPFAGVDARLSRYSYLVSLLPDRVVRDLGLRFTTRRRTVSSYTPAVRGGAATGLLVGDGRTRESFAALTGGDREYDAWRRFYGMTRRVAERVFPTLTEPLPERDELRARVGDETAWRTLFEEPLGVAVEERFADDLVRGVVLTDALIGTFADAHDPELRQNRCFLYHVIGNGTGDWDVPVGGMGALTDALAGAARSAGAEIRTRHEAVRIETDGTRAEVTARDDRGEYTVAARRVLVNASPTALAALTGEAGEPSALPEGSQLKVNMVLTRLPRLRDRSVDPRAAFGGTFHIAEGYEALGAAHREAAEGRLPSAPPSEIYCHSLTDPSILGPGLAERGYQTLTLFGLHTPARLFAADNAGTRDALLAATLAQLDAHLEEPIAHCLARDENGAPCVEVKTPLDLERELGLPGGHIFHRDLSFPYATERTGRWGVETAHDNVLLCGAGAVRGGGVSGVPGHNAAMAALGR from the coding sequence ATGACCGTACCCGGAAGCACGCTCCAGCAGAGCTATGACGCCGTGATCGTGGGCGGCGGACACAACGGGCTGGTGGCAGCCGCGTATCTCGCCCGGGCCGGGCAGTCCGTCCTCGTGCTGGAGCGGCTGGGGGCGACCGGTGGCGCGGCCGTCTCCACCCGCCCGTTCGCGGGCGTCGACGCCAGGCTCTCCCGATACTCCTACCTGGTCTCCCTGCTGCCGGACAGGGTGGTCCGCGACCTCGGGCTGCGCTTCACCACGCGCAGGCGCACGGTCTCCTCGTACACCCCGGCCGTGCGCGGCGGGGCGGCCACCGGCCTGCTCGTCGGCGACGGCCGCACCCGGGAGAGCTTCGCCGCTCTCACCGGCGGGGACCGTGAGTACGACGCCTGGCGGCGGTTCTACGGCATGACACGCCGAGTGGCCGAACGCGTCTTCCCGACCCTCACCGAACCCCTCCCCGAACGGGACGAGTTGCGGGCCCGCGTCGGCGACGAGACCGCGTGGCGGACTCTCTTCGAGGAACCGCTCGGCGTCGCCGTGGAGGAGCGGTTCGCCGACGATCTGGTGCGCGGGGTCGTCCTGACCGACGCGCTGATCGGGACCTTCGCCGACGCCCACGACCCGGAGCTGCGCCAGAACCGCTGCTTCCTCTACCACGTCATCGGCAACGGCACGGGCGACTGGGACGTCCCCGTCGGCGGCATGGGCGCCCTCACCGACGCCCTCGCCGGAGCGGCGCGTTCCGCCGGTGCCGAGATCCGCACCCGGCACGAGGCGGTGCGGATCGAGACGGACGGCACCCGCGCGGAGGTCACCGCCCGCGACGACCGCGGCGAGTACACCGTCGCCGCCCGCCGTGTCCTGGTCAACGCCTCACCCACGGCGCTCGCCGCGCTCACCGGGGAGGCGGGCGAACCGTCCGCCCTGCCCGAGGGCTCCCAGCTCAAGGTGAACATGGTGCTCACCCGGCTGCCCCGGCTGCGCGACCGGTCCGTCGACCCCCGCGCGGCCTTCGGCGGTACGTTCCACATCGCCGAGGGGTACGAAGCGCTGGGCGCCGCCCACCGCGAGGCGGCGGAAGGACGGTTGCCGAGCGCGCCGCCGTCCGAGATCTACTGCCACTCCCTGACCGATCCGTCGATCCTCGGCCCCGGACTCGCGGAACGCGGGTACCAGACCCTCACCCTCTTCGGACTGCACACCCCGGCCCGGCTGTTCGCCGCCGACAACGCGGGCACCCGCGACGCTCTCCTCGCCGCCACCCTGGCGCAACTCGACGCCCACCTGGAAGAGCCGATCGCCCACTGCCTCGCCCGCGACGAGAACGGCGCCCCCTGCGTCGAGGTGAAGACCCCGCTCGACCTGGAGCGGGAGCTCGGCCTGCCCGGCGGTCACATCTTCCACCGGGACCTCTCCTTCCCCTACGCCACCGAGCGCACCGGCCGCTGGGGCGTGGAGACCGCGCACGACAACGTCCTGCTGTGCGGCGCGGGGGCGGTGCGCGGCGGGGGAGTCAGCGGGGTCCCGGGCCACAACGCGGCGATGGCCGCGCTGGGGCGCTGA
- a CDS encoding serine hydrolase encodes MTGDTRGFGIGRRRLGGGILALGGALALAPLPLAGVAAGAERGTEASGTATASSTGGGTGMTAATKRPTLRHGSAGRAGLIEERLSELVEVAGSYLEDSPRHPWYAGAVLLAARGGTVALHRPIGMAVRYSSYDEKTDTGVEFPADQQVPMTEDTVFDLASVSKLFTSILAVQQIERGRLTLEATVASYLPEFAGGGKGEVTVRQLLTHTSGFRAWIPLYKAPTREGKLQLVWDETLVAAPGTAYLYSDLNLISLQLILERITGRTLDVLLRDEITEPLGMRRTRYNPPASWLPDIAATEDARLPWSGLDRGLVRGEVHDENAFSLGGVAGHAGVFSRAWDLAILARTLLNGGSYGRARILSEESVELMFTDFNTAFPGDAHGLGFELHQHWYMGAMATPRTAGHTGFTGTSLVIDPTTDSFLIVLGNSVHPVRNWRSGSAPRVATADRMARAVAVRPARGRTAWFSGMASASSALLTLPALRPGSDRARLECALWWDTEPDSDALYLEVSTDAGTGWQPVPFTTVPAGAGAHGTATAHPTGAVSGWSGRVWHTVDAELGAWHGQEIVLRWRYATDKLYVGRGVYADAIRVTDGGRVLFDEARSADAARVTAVGWAPSAD; translated from the coding sequence ATGACCGGGGACACGAGGGGTTTCGGAATCGGCCGGCGGAGGCTGGGTGGCGGCATACTCGCGCTCGGCGGGGCTCTCGCCCTGGCGCCGCTCCCCCTGGCGGGTGTGGCGGCGGGCGCGGAGCGCGGCACGGAAGCCTCCGGGACGGCGACGGCTTCGAGCACGGGAGGGGGAACGGGCATGACGGCAGCGACGAAGCGGCCCACCCTGCGGCACGGCTCCGCCGGACGGGCCGGACTGATCGAGGAACGGCTGAGCGAACTCGTCGAGGTGGCCGGCTCCTACCTGGAGGACTCCCCCAGACACCCCTGGTACGCCGGGGCGGTCCTGCTCGCGGCACGCGGCGGCACGGTCGCACTGCACCGGCCGATCGGGATGGCGGTCCGCTACTCGTCGTACGACGAGAAGACCGACACGGGCGTGGAGTTCCCCGCCGACCAGCAGGTACCGATGACCGAGGACACCGTCTTCGACCTGGCCTCCGTGTCCAAGCTGTTCACCTCGATCCTGGCGGTGCAGCAGATCGAACGGGGCCGGCTCACGCTGGAGGCCACGGTCGCCTCGTACCTCCCCGAGTTCGCCGGCGGCGGCAAAGGTGAGGTGACGGTACGTCAACTCCTGACCCACACATCAGGTTTCCGGGCGTGGATCCCCCTCTACAAGGCGCCGACCCGGGAGGGAAAGCTCCAGCTCGTCTGGGACGAGACCCTCGTCGCCGCTCCGGGGACGGCGTACCTCTACTCCGACCTCAATCTGATCTCGCTCCAGCTGATCCTGGAGAGGATCACCGGCCGGACGCTCGACGTCCTGCTCCGGGACGAGATCACCGAGCCACTCGGGATGCGGCGCACCCGCTACAACCCGCCCGCGTCCTGGCTGCCGGACATCGCGGCCACCGAGGACGCCCGGCTGCCGTGGTCCGGACTGGACCGGGGGCTCGTCCGGGGGGAGGTGCACGACGAGAACGCGTTCTCGCTCGGCGGGGTCGCCGGGCACGCCGGGGTCTTCTCCCGCGCCTGGGACCTGGCGATCCTCGCCCGTACGCTGCTCAACGGCGGGAGCTACGGGCGCGCCCGCATCCTGTCCGAGGAGTCCGTCGAGCTGATGTTCACCGACTTCAACACCGCGTTCCCCGGCGACGCGCACGGGCTGGGGTTCGAGCTCCACCAGCACTGGTACATGGGTGCGATGGCCACCCCCCGCACGGCCGGCCACACCGGGTTCACCGGCACCAGCCTGGTGATCGACCCGACGACCGACTCCTTCCTGATCGTGCTCGGCAACTCGGTCCATCCGGTGCGCAATTGGCGCTCGGGCAGTGCGCCGCGCGTCGCCACCGCCGACCGGATGGCACGTGCCGTCGCGGTCCGCCCGGCGCGTGGACGCACCGCGTGGTTCTCCGGAATGGCGAGCGCTTCCAGCGCCCTGCTGACGCTGCCCGCGCTGCGCCCGGGCTCCGACCGGGCCCGGCTGGAGTGCGCCCTCTGGTGGGACACCGAGCCGGATTCGGACGCCCTGTACCTGGAGGTGTCCACCGACGCGGGTACCGGCTGGCAGCCGGTTCCGTTCACCACCGTGCCCGCCGGTGCCGGAGCGCACGGCACGGCGACCGCGCATCCGACGGGAGCCGTGTCCGGCTGGTCCGGGCGGGTCTGGCACACCGTGGACGCGGAACTGGGCGCCTGGCACGGCCAGGAGATCGTGCTGCGCTGGCGCTACGCGACGGACAAGCTGTACGTGGGACGTGGGGTCTACGCCGACGCCATCAGAGTGACGGACGGCGGCCGGGTGCTCTTCGACGAGGCCCGCTCGGCCGACGCGGCCCGCGTCACGGCGGTCGGCTGGGCCCCTTCGGCCGACTGA
- a CDS encoding fatty acyl-CoA synthetase: MTGVRSSTVDGVLTRSARRAPGRTAIRYADRSWTYAALDTAVTTAAAVLTEEHGLRFGDRVATYAHNSDVYLIAYLACARAGLIHVPVNQNLTGADLGHVLGQSGSSLVLADPELAERVPAGHAVRALRDAPGSLLEGLATARPFTPERAPGADDLVQLLYTSGTTALPKGAMMTHGALVHEYVSAVTALGLDTADRPVHALPLYHSAQMHVFLLPYLAVGAENTVLDAPDPGRIFGLVEAGRADSLFAPPTVWISLANHPEFTTRNLSALRKAFYGASIMPVPVLERLRARLPGLAFHNCFGQSEIGPLALVLGPDEHEGRMDSCGRPVLFVEARVVDEDGTEVPDGTAGEIVYRSPQLCQGYWERPEETEEAFRDGWFHSGDLAVRDTEGYFTVVDRMKDVINSGGVLIASRQVEDALYTHPEVAETAVVGLPDERWIEAVTAVVVLRDGVTASEPTAARLIAHVRERLASFKAPKRVIFAQDLPRNASGKILKRELRERYAKDAV; this comes from the coding sequence ATGACAGGTGTACGAAGCAGCACGGTCGACGGCGTACTGACCCGCAGCGCCCGGCGCGCCCCCGGCCGCACCGCGATCCGGTACGCGGACCGGTCCTGGACCTACGCCGCACTGGACACCGCCGTCACGACCGCCGCCGCCGTCCTGACCGAGGAGCACGGGCTGCGGTTCGGGGACAGGGTCGCGACCTACGCCCACAACTCCGACGTCTACCTGATCGCCTACCTCGCCTGCGCCCGCGCCGGTCTGATTCACGTACCGGTCAATCAGAACCTCACCGGAGCGGACCTGGGCCATGTGCTCGGCCAGTCCGGCAGTTCCCTCGTGCTCGCCGATCCGGAACTCGCCGAGCGGGTCCCCGCCGGACACGCGGTCCGGGCGCTGCGTGATGCGCCCGGGTCCCTGCTCGAAGGCCTCGCCACGGCCCGCCCGTTCACCCCGGAGCGCGCCCCCGGCGCCGACGACCTGGTCCAGTTGCTCTACACCTCCGGCACCACCGCGCTGCCGAAGGGCGCGATGATGACGCACGGTGCGCTCGTGCACGAGTACGTCAGCGCCGTCACCGCGCTCGGCCTCGACACGGCCGACCGGCCCGTCCACGCGCTGCCCCTCTACCACTCCGCGCAGATGCACGTCTTCCTGCTGCCCTACCTCGCGGTCGGCGCGGAGAACACCGTCCTCGACGCTCCCGACCCGGGCCGGATCTTCGGCCTCGTGGAGGCGGGGCGGGCCGACAGCCTCTTCGCCCCGCCCACCGTCTGGATCTCCCTCGCCAACCACCCGGAGTTCACCACCCGGAACCTGAGCGCCCTGCGCAAAGCGTTCTACGGGGCGTCGATCATGCCGGTGCCCGTACTGGAACGGCTGCGCGCCCGGCTGCCCGGCCTCGCCTTCCACAACTGCTTCGGCCAGAGCGAGATCGGGCCGCTCGCCCTCGTCCTCGGGCCCGACGAGCACGAGGGGCGGATGGACTCCTGCGGCCGGCCCGTCCTCTTCGTCGAGGCGCGCGTGGTGGACGAGGACGGCACGGAGGTCCCGGACGGCACCGCCGGAGAAATCGTCTACCGCTCACCGCAGTTGTGCCAGGGGTACTGGGAGCGGCCGGAGGAGACCGAGGAGGCCTTCCGCGACGGCTGGTTCCACTCCGGCGACCTCGCGGTGCGCGACACGGAGGGCTACTTCACCGTCGTGGACCGGATGAAGGACGTCATCAACTCCGGTGGCGTCCTCATCGCGTCCCGGCAGGTCGAGGACGCCCTCTACACCCACCCCGAGGTGGCCGAGACCGCAGTCGTCGGACTGCCCGACGAACGCTGGATCGAGGCCGTCACGGCCGTGGTCGTCCTGCGCGACGGGGTGACCGCCTCCGAGCCGACCGCCGCCCGGCTGATCGCCCACGTCCGTGAGCGGCTGGCTTCCTTCAAGGCCCCGAAGAGAGTGATCTTCGCGCAGGACCTGCCGCGCAACGCCAGTGGCAAGATCCTCAAGCGCGAGCTCCGCGAGCGGTACGCGAAGGACGCGGTATGA
- a CDS encoding ACT domain-containing protein: MSGERDLRTLLSTMRPELNDGRYVFTSVRRDSVPAGVSPVVTVMEREGLTLVLPEHEAREAGLPHVFVAGWITLRVHSALDAVGLTAAVSLALTDVGISCNVIAGYHHDHLFVPYERAAEAVGVLESLAAE; this comes from the coding sequence ATGAGCGGCGAGCGAGACCTCCGTACCCTCCTGAGCACCATGAGGCCCGAGCTGAACGACGGCCGGTACGTCTTCACCAGCGTGCGCCGGGACTCCGTACCGGCAGGCGTCTCGCCCGTCGTGACGGTCATGGAGCGGGAGGGCCTGACCCTCGTCCTGCCGGAGCACGAGGCGAGGGAGGCCGGCCTCCCCCACGTCTTCGTGGCGGGCTGGATCACCCTGCGGGTGCACTCCGCCCTCGACGCGGTGGGGCTCACCGCCGCCGTCTCCCTCGCGCTGACGGACGTGGGCATCAGCTGCAACGTGATCGCCGGATACCACCACGATCACCTCTTCGTCCCGTACGAGCGGGCCGCCGAAGCCGTCGGCGTACTGGAGTCCCTCGCGGCCGAGTAG
- a CDS encoding WxL protein peptidoglycan domain-containing protein, with the protein MHAVAPSRPNPAVGLARAVALVLLTVLALSGVCAAPARAADGDVTWTVRTASNDFGNDRSSFGYSVNPGGKTEDAMVVANHGTTALTLAVYSADGFTTDKGQLDLLTRDKKSRSVGAWVRAAHETVTVAPGKTVQVPFTVSVPGDATPGDYVGGILTSLGQPDDAEGIAVDRRLGIRIKLRVSGALRPKLAVEDLHVSYGGSAGPFARGDATVTYSLHNTGNALLSGTQKVTVTGPFGTFSTDAGAVAAPPELLPGERWKVTVPVHEVTPAFRLAATVTVTPVLTDAAGSTTALRPVVATASGWAVPWTLTLLVVLVLAAVVVAVVLTRRGRARRKRLEDERVREAVSRALREETGQRA; encoded by the coding sequence ATGCACGCAGTGGCACCATCCCGCCCGAACCCCGCCGTCGGCCTCGCCCGTGCCGTCGCCCTCGTCCTGCTCACCGTGCTGGCGCTCTCGGGCGTGTGCGCCGCTCCGGCCCGCGCGGCGGACGGTGACGTCACCTGGACCGTGCGGACGGCCTCGAACGACTTCGGGAACGACCGGTCGAGCTTCGGCTACAGCGTGAACCCGGGCGGTAAGACCGAGGACGCGATGGTCGTCGCCAACCACGGCACCACCGCGCTGACCCTCGCGGTGTACTCCGCCGACGGCTTCACCACGGACAAGGGGCAGCTCGACCTGCTGACCCGGGACAAGAAGTCCCGCTCCGTCGGTGCCTGGGTGCGCGCCGCGCACGAGACGGTGACGGTCGCCCCCGGCAAGACCGTCCAGGTCCCGTTCACGGTCTCGGTCCCGGGTGACGCCACCCCGGGCGACTACGTGGGCGGGATCCTCACTTCGCTGGGGCAGCCCGACGACGCGGAGGGCATCGCGGTCGACCGGCGTCTGGGCATCCGGATCAAGCTGCGGGTCAGCGGCGCTCTGCGGCCGAAGCTGGCCGTGGAGGACCTGCACGTCTCGTACGGCGGCTCCGCCGGGCCGTTCGCCCGGGGAGACGCGACGGTGACGTACAGCCTCCACAACACCGGCAACGCGCTGCTCTCCGGCACGCAGAAGGTCACCGTCACGGGTCCGTTCGGCACGTTCAGCACCGATGCCGGCGCCGTCGCCGCGCCGCCGGAGCTGCTGCCGGGTGAGCGCTGGAAGGTCACGGTCCCGGTCCACGAGGTGACTCCGGCGTTCCGTCTGGCCGCCACCGTCACCGTCACCCCGGTCCTCACGGACGCGGCCGGCTCCACGACCGCCCTCAGGCCGGTCGTGGCCACGGCCAGCGGCTGGGCCGTCCCGTGGACGCTGACTCTGCTGGTGGTCCTGGTGCTCGCCGCAGTCGTCGTGGCGGTCGTCCTGACCCGGCGCGGGCGCGCCCGTCGCAAGCGACTGGAGGACGAGCGGGTGCGTGAGGCGGTGAGCCGCGCCCTGCGGGAGGAGACCGGACAGCGGGCCTGA